A window from Gossypium raimondii isolate GPD5lz chromosome 7, ASM2569854v1, whole genome shotgun sequence encodes these proteins:
- the LOC105802592 gene encoding triacylglycerol lipase 2 — protein MEVADSVTCIILLILFCGSAAGNRKALYSFKAQENAIAMAPSSDNGICKSMVETHGYDCEEHTVTTQDGYILSMQRIPVGRSGGTPGNRPPVLLQHGILMDGITWLLLPPEQSLAFVLSDNGYDVWIANSRGTKYSKGHKSLSPNDPAYWDWSWDELVAYDLPATFQYVYDQTGQKLHYVGHSQGTLVALAALSKDQLLNMLRSAALLCPIAYMGQMTSPLAKNAADNFIAEAVYWLGLSEFDPRGDAVVNLLKDICSKPGIDCTNLLTSFTGQNCCLNSSIVNIFLDHEPQPSATKNMVHLAQMIRQGTIKMYDYIDEVENMKHYGQATPPAYNMTSIPNDFPVFLSYGGEDALSDVNDVKLLLGSLKDHDGDKLVVQYRYDYAHADYVMAENAKQDVYDPLIAFFRLQ, from the exons atgGAGGTGGCCGACAGTGTAACATGTATAATTCTACTTATTCTTTTCTGTGGGTCAGCAGCTGGAAATAGAAAAGCTTTGTATTCATTCAAAGCTCAAGAGAATGCCATTGCAATGGCTCCATCATCTGATAATGGTATTTGTAAATCAATGGTCGAAACACATGGTTACGATTGTGAAGAACATACG GTAACTACACAAGATGGTTACATTCTGAGTATGCAAAGAATTCCTGTGGGTCGGTCAGGTGGGACACCAGGAAACAGGCCACCAGTCCTGTTACAGCACGGGATCTTAATG GATGGAATTACGTGGCTGTTATTGCCGCCGGAACAGTCTTTGGCATTTGTGTTGTCGGATAATGGCTATGATGTGTGGATTGCTAATTCCCGTGGAACAAAGTACAGCAAAGGGCATAAATCACTCAGTCCTAACGATCCG GCTTACTGGGATTGGTCGTGGGATGAATTGGTAGCTTATGATCTTCCTGCTACGTTCCAATATGTATATGATCAAACAGGACAAAAGCTACACTATGTAGGGCATTCACag GGAACTCTGGTTGCATTGGCTGCCCTCTCGAAGGATCAGTTATTGAACATGTTGAGATCAGCTGCTTTACTTTGCCCAATTGCTTATATGGGTCAGATGACTTCTCCACTTGCAAAAAATGCTGCTGACAACTTCATTGCTGAG GCAGTCTACTGGTTAGGCCTCAGTGAATTTGATCCACGAGG GGATGCAGTAGTTAACCTTCTCAAAGACATCTGCAGCAAACCAGGCATTGACTGCACTAACTTATTGACAAGTTTTACAG GTCAGAACTGTTGCTTGAACTCTTCCATAGTAAACATATTTCTAGATCATGAGCCCCAACCATCAGCAACAAAGAACATGGTCCATCTGGCTCAGA TGATTAGGCAAGGAACCATAAAAATGTATGATTACATCGACGAGGTTGAAAATATGAAACATTATGGGCAAGCAACACCTCCAGCATACAACATGACCAGCATTCCAAATGACTTTCCTGTTTTCCTTAGCTATGGAGGGGAGGATGCTCTTTCTGATGTAAATGATGTGAAGTTATTATTGGGAAGTCTCAAAGATCATGATGGAGACAAGCTTGTAGTTCAGTATAGATATGATTATGCTCATGCAGATTATGTCATGGCAGAAAATGCTAAACAAGATGTATATGATCCTTTAATTGCCTTCTTTAGGCTACAATAG
- the LOC105802603 gene encoding GDSL esterase/lipase At2g04570, whose translation MAMSSTPNILLSLFSIHFLLSLVKINEAKVPAIIVFGDSSVDAGNNNYIPTIARSNFEPYGRDFNGGHPTGRFSNGKIATDFISQAFGLKGAIPAYLDPSYSISDFATGVTFASAGTGYDNSTSNVLSVIPLWKELEYYKDYQTKLKANLGDGKANDIIKDALYMISVGTNDFLENYYAVPGRSSQYTIKEYENFLVGIAGNFTKALYDLGARKISLGGLPPMGCMPLERTGNLMGGSECVNSYNNLAAEFNSKLNDLVIKQNKELNGMDMVFSDPYGIMLDIIQKPAFYGFEVTGVACCATGMFEMGYACSRTNPFTCSDADKYVFWDSFHPTEKTNAIVANHVVQTSLAKFF comes from the exons ATGGCCATGTCATCCACCCCCAACATCTTATTATCActcttttccattcattttttgcTGTCGTTAGTAAAGATCAATGAGGCCAAAGTTCCTGCCATCATAGTGTTCGGGGACTCATCGGTTGATGCTGGCAACAACAACTATATCCCCACCATTGCCAGGAGCAATTTCGAGCCATATGGTCGTGATTTCAATGGTGGCCATCCAACAGGTCGGTTCTCCAATGGCAAAATCGCTACCGACTTCATCTCCCAGGCGTTTGGTCTCAAAGGGGCCATCCCTGCTTACCTCGACCCTTCATATAGTATATCGGATTTCGCCACCGGAGTTACCTTCGCTTCCGCTGGAACCGGCTACGACAATTCCACTTCCAATGTTCTC TCAGTGATACCCCTATGGAAAGAACTGGAGTATTACAAGGATTATCAAACGAAACTGAAAGCCAACCTTGGAGACGGTAAAGCGAACGACATAATCAAAGATGCTTTATACATGATAAGCGTCGGAACAAACGATTTCCTCGAGAACTACTACGCGGTCCCAGGACGTTCGTCGCAATACACCATTAAAGAATACGAAAACTTCCTGGTCGGGATCGCCGGAAATTTCACCAAGGCACTATACGATCTTGGAGCCCGAAAGATTTCGTTAGGAGGGTTGCCTCCGATGGGGTGTATGCCGTTGGAGAGAACCGGGAATCTTATGGGAGGAAGCGAGTGTGTCAATAGTTACAACAATTTGGCGGCTGAGTTCAATAGCAAATTGAACGATTTGGTGATTAAGCAAAACAAGGAGTTGAATGGGATGGACATGGTGTTTTCAGATCCCTATGGCATTATGTTGGATATCATACAAAAGCCTGCTTTTTATG GGTTCGAGGTAACGGGAGTGGCATGTTGTGCAACAGGGATGTTCGAAATGGGGTATGCATGTAGCCGAACCAACCCATTTACATGTTCGGATGCAGACAAGTATGTGTTTTGGGATTCTTTCCACCCTACAGAGAAAACCAATGCCATTGTTGCCAATCATGTGGTCCAGACTTCTCTAGCCAAGTTCTTTTGA